Part of the Nymphalis io chromosome 8, ilAglIoxx1.1, whole genome shotgun sequence genome, tataactacTCAGCTCCTTGCCATCCCATATGGAATACCAGTATTGTTGGCTCTGGGCGATTTCTTGCAGTCACTTATAATATATCACTTGCATGGAGTAAACAAACGATAATATTTGTATTCCGAAACATACATTTCAGTCTAATTTTCAAGGAAACGcactaatataattaacttaatactttaattaatatacatttgaatTATGTATACGTTCTGCATTAAATATAGGCAACTTGAAACTTAATTGAATGCTGTAATTACTCCGAATAACCGAATTCGCTAAGGGCTATTTAACCTAATGATAATTTAGATAATAATGATTACAGTGACTGAGCTTATTGTTCTGCCCGGCAAGTtagtttatacaatataataatgtgaATATATCTACATATGTAAACAGTTTCAATATGACTATAAAGGATATTAGGTATTATAATCTAAAAATGGCGATCCATCAGATTATGATCTAATTATGGACAGTCTGACTAAGGTATCTAGAATCACACGAAGACAACTAGcacactactggtggtagggctttgtacaagctcgtctgggtaggtaccacccagtcatcagacattctaccgcaaaacagcagtacttggtattgttgtgttccggtttgaagggtgagtgagccagtgtaattacaggcacaaggggcataacaccttagttcccaagattggtagcgcattggcgatgtaagcgatggttaacatttcttacagttccaatgtctatgggcgtcggtgaccacttaccatcaggtggcccatatgctcatatATATGCTCATATATGCTCTAAGTTCATAACAAAGGTTGGTCTATCGGGAATTAAGATGGGTTATTATTGTACCGTGCCACAATGCACCTCGCTCGCCGGCAAGACGAAGAACGTGAAGTTCCACCGTTTTCCTCGTGATGTGATAATGGCAGACAAGTGGAATTTAATACTAAAACGCGGCAAACCGTACACGAAATACTCAAAAGTTTGCAGTCTACACTTCACCCAAGCTGACTACAACGTCACAACAATGGGTCAATGGAAGACATTGTCGAAGGACGCGGTTCCGTCGCAGAACCTGCCCAAGTTGAACCCCGACGGCACAGTGATGGTTATAAGGAAGAGTCGCACGGTCAAATACAAGGAGAGCAAAAAGGATGATCAAAGCATCGGTGACAAAGTCGAGAAATGGTCAAGTATGAGTCAAACGGCACTGTCGATGAACGCGGACGGACTGCCGCAGGAACAACAAGACAACAACCTAGTATATCCTCTGCAAGCGTTAAACTCGATAGCAAACAACATGACACAGCCACAGAGCACACCACAGAATCAGATACAGAATCAAATGAAACCAAAAAAACAGGACGCGATAATGCAAACCGACCCCGTGCTCTCCGAGGAAGACGACAATCCGCAGACCTACAGCGAGTCAGAGAAGTCTGTGAACCCGGAAATGGACTACGGTCAGTTCAAAGAATCGTACGACCCCGAGCTGAATAAATACGACATGCCGAAGGACTTCTCGAAGCTGGCCGACGACTACATCCCGCAGACGAACGAGGAATACAACAAGGAGGCCGAGAAATATGCCCTCGAAAGGAAATCCCATAACAGCTACGACAAAATCGATTACCAGAAATCGGTGCTCGAGAACGGTTACCCTAAGATACAGGACGTATACAACGGCTACTTGGAGAAGGAGTACCAGAACCGACCGGACTTCGTGTACCAGAGCCCGTACCAGGATAGCGTCGAGATACTCCGGAACCAACAGCACAATCTGCAGGTATTGCAGGAACAGCACAGGATCAACGAGAATCAGAACTTCTTTAACGTGAATCATATAAAGCAGGAAATAGATTTCGGCAACGAAGAGGACAAGTTCATATATGAACAGAATAAAGAGCAAATCGACCAAAACGCGATGTACGACAGTCAAAGGCGAGTCATCGAACAACAGAGGATCTTGGAACAGATACAGCATCAAGTGAAGCAGGAACCTGATACTCCCAACAGTTGCGACAACGTGCTGCAGCCGCAGAGCAGCCCGTACTACTCgccggcgggcgcggcgggcgcgggcggcgcggggggcgcgggcggcgcgggcggcgcggggggcgcgggcggcgcggagGGCAGCGCGCGGCCCGGCCCCGAGCTGCTCATCGCCAAGCAGAACGCACTCGCCGCGCACACGCAGCTCTGGCAAAATACGATGAAACGGCCGTTCTTTTACAGCGAGAGTCCGCATTACAACTCGTCCCAACACCTGCATCGATATGAGGTGAGGAACGATGATTTAAGCAGAATCCTACAATGATGAGAGACATTCCAAAGTTGATGatgaaagtaataatataattgaataaaattattatattgtaagcgACGATAATCTCTcggtgtttctttttttttaaaaaaaagtttgtttaattttttatatacatatatattatgtgtaaattgtaaataaattttattttatatcatatattgtattatatgacatttaaagcaaaacaaattttacggttatatgttaattttggcGGCAATTCTgacattgacaatttttttttttaattatttaatagcacagttgaaagattatttttgtaatttatgtattatttgccATTACACGTAATATGtattgtaagccgagatggcccagtggttagaacgcgtgaatcttaaccgatgatcgtgggttcaaacccgggcaagcaccactgaattttcatgtgcttaatttgtgattataattcatctcgtgctttacggtgaatgaaaacatcgtgaggaaacctgcatgtgtctaatttcactgaaattctgccacatgtgaattctaccaacccgcattggagcagcgtggtggaataagctccaaaccttctcctcaaaaagaggagaggaggcctttagcccagcagtgggacattcacaggctgttacggttacggttacaataattatattattgggGTTTAAGCTAGATTATTATACCATAAgaagaaaatttaaaagaagttaaattatttcaatggcaggaagaataaatataaataacaaacttcGACTTGAATTGACATTGGTCgtaatctaaaataattaattgtattccaTCGTGGATTCGTGATAAACTTACAATCCTATCGTAATTCATAACATGAATAATTGAAAGCCATTCTTGTATTTATGCTCTCTTGGTACTGGTGCTCTGGGCTACAGCGatctgattatataaataatgtcctccagaccgatttcggccacgtcgGCAAATCtcatgagagattagccaactacgcaggagatattatagtgcacaagtgtgtgcgcaaacacaggtgcactctctattccctaaatctcataatccgatgggacggcaatccgacaagaccggaacagctcaggcgcaggaccaacggctttacgtgctttccgaggaacgggactgtacacaattccaacttccagactccgggctactactgagaattttttgacagaaaaacccaataactttttattggcccgacctgagaattgaacccaggatctccgggtctgcggccttacatcaagccactagaccaacgaggcagtcaaaaatagttttatataaatacatattatacatagataTCTTACAAGTGCTATAATTTCGTATCATGACACACACACAATATCACatttcaatcattatataatgattGAACGGACTCTAATGATGTGTAGAAATCGATCACGGGATGGAATATAGTATTAGATAATTCTGTGACTAAGACAAAAAATCTGACATATTTCGAGTAGTTACTGCCCCCGGATTAGTCCGCGTGTGCGTATCATTCATATGTGTGTTAGGTACCTTATGTCCACATACATATACTCCCCCGCCAACGAGTATGTAAAGCTATATGATGATTGGTTGTGTGGTTAAggcgtgaaagtgtaacaaataaacaaataaatcaactcacttttgcatttataatcttAGTTAGGATTTACAGATGCTAGTATTTAATATGTACCAAATTAAAGCCAATACTTGTCTTAATGTTCGACAAAGGCTTCATGCCGCTTAGGGATGAAGTGTTTACACGTTAGAAGGGAAATGATCAAATTAAAGAATATTCTCAAAGCCACTTTACCTAAACCTATGATAGAGCTGACGTTATAACGGAAACACAGATCAGAAACGACCTAAGTATAATTGGAGTTCATAACTGTTACAAATTACAATCGGACCGCTCCAATTGAAGTTACTTGACATTTATTGGGATTTGCTTTGAATGATTATTAACTTATATCGATTATCGTCGAGTATAATCGAGTAAATTCATAACATACTTTATAACGTACAAGCTTCTGCCCGTGACTTCACCGCGTTCGTAGAAGATGGGGCAAGTGTTTGGTGCGCTGTTTTTTATACCTCTGAAGGGtattggttgagtagttaagaaagagtaacaagcaaacaaacaaaatcatatTCGTTAGAATTAAacgattttaaagtaatatagttCTTTTATCTGTATTTAAGTTTCTAAAAATCTAAAACAGAATACTCCGAAGTCAAACCCATTATACCGATCTTATTGGTTCTATTTgacaaagtattttttgtaaacgAAATTATTAAGAATTGATTTTACCAGAACCGAAATGGTGATCTTTTTCCATACTTAGTTGGCCTTACCATCAGCAAAATGGTCTTTGAtgtattgcaataaaataattattgtaataaaatacacgAGACTCATACATTGAATTATCCCTGAAgcgttgtttaaatatattccagAATCCTGGCAACATTGTTATATTGCCTCGAAGTTGAGATTATATTTGTTGTTCATATGTTACGTTGGCTTTATTCAGCTGTAAATATAGAATCAAGTTTTAAACAGTTTCCTGCTGTTTGTTGCGAGGTTATTGGCGCGCCAATCGATGTTTTACATAATcaccatatataataatatataacaacgaCCCTCCCTATATATTAACGCATTACGCATACGCAACTCTATTGGttgatattgtatatatataagtgatcACTATGTCTGTTTTTTTGTTCCTGCATTAATCCTtaacagaggttgcctggaaaaAATTACTGTAAGTGTTAAGGCCGCCTtgcaaactttattatatagatgttcttcttttatatattttgcatattatatataataaatacttaataaataaaaaacaaatataaattcttttaataacCATAAATTTGATGTTATTTTTGGCCGGGCGCCTCGTAAtggcaatatattttttcaacgtATTACTATGTTTTgagatataatataatggaGTAACGAAGTCATTTTAATACGTAAGAAAATATCACGCTCACACTAAATTACGTACAATACACGCatctgaatattaaataaaacctcgCACGTACGCACCCACACATACGTATACTTTACACAGACACGTAAACGAGTTAAGGgcttcttaaattaaatacggTATAGGATTCCGATAAAGACGTAAATAATCACTTCGCTTTCCGAGTAcagtttagaaaataaaaaaaatgtcgtaattaataatgattatttaaataattaacgttaTAAGGAAAAATATCGATAATTGTGACTTTTCATTTGATTCTTTATGTCTCGTTTTTGTGAaggataataataaatgttcattGTATGTAGTTAATCATTTGCTCTGAACTATTCTGAATGCTCCTacctatagcctattccaatcacaagAGGAGTGaaaccaaataaacaactttgacacctaattgacgcgatatcatggtcgagatcttgaataatctatgatattcactatggattcgcgaaaaaatggcgtcttcAATACCCGTGAAGAAAATCAGttagaaagttaaattaataagattattactAGTTAAGTGGTacagtgttgtattataaataaaggtaaattaaacaagaactgtttatagtgcgtaatacagcagaacaattagaaaatcgcatgcaatttgtaaatctaaggtttgttgaCCTTTACTCCatctccgattggaatagggtgtAAGCAGGATTAGATTTAAGCGCTCACCTGTGCGGGGTGTGGTTGTAAATGCATCAGACTGGCTGCACAATCTGATTTGAGAGAACGAAGGTCCGTCTATGACGGTATTTGATTAACTCGAAACTGAGTAAACTTtgaattttctaatattttataaatttttaacgtTATCAACGATTAGGCCAGTTAGGCTAAATCTTTATAGTGTCATTTATAAATGACATATAATGTTTAGGCTATAGGCGAAACATAAAATCTACagctaatgaaaatattagaagAAACAAAATATCTACTCTAAGAACGAACTCGTAAATCACACGATCTTGAATTGCTCGAATGTAACAGTTAAAAGATACActtatcaaaatagcgtatcgccGCAATtcggttttcaatatttcacgagtgagatatgaAGTGACACAAAATAGAACTGATAGTTAGAgaaatgaaatgttttgttccggtgagtgagcaagtgtaaacaggcacaagggatataatatcttagttaccaaggttgtggcgcattggcgataaaaAGGAATGGAAGGAATTAAAATTTCTCACAGCGCCAACGTTTATAAGCGGTGGATCACTTACCATCtttattatgaaaaagaaaCGTTTCTATCCAACGTTACTTTTTGGTATAACTCTTATCCCGCTCAAAGAACTATCACTTGAATTAACACGCTCTTTCAGTTCCATAAAATAGtgcatttgatataaaaaaagccCACGAAGGTGATCGTTGTATTCCCAAACGATGctataatctattatattactaattgaataataagacaaatacttcatattttattgtacaccataaagattaaaaaatatatattacgaaaCACGGATACAACCTAACTATGAGTAGCATACAACTCTATCTCTTCTATCAAACTAACGGCATAAAGAATTACTCaaaggatatgaggtaggtgttgatgtaattataaatagaataacataaatcta contains:
- the LOC126770017 gene encoding uncharacterized protein LOC126770017; this translates as MGYYCTVPQCTSLAGKTKNVKFHRFPRDVIMADKWNLILKRGKPYTKYSKVCSLHFTQADYNVTTMGQWKTLSKDAVPSQNLPKLNPDGTVMVIRKSRTVKYKESKKDDQSIGDKVEKWSSMSQTALSMNADGLPQEQQDNNLVYPLQALNSIANNMTQPQSTPQNQIQNQMKPKKQDAIMQTDPVLSEEDDNPQTYSESEKSVNPEMDYGQFKESYDPELNKYDMPKDFSKLADDYIPQTNEEYNKEAEKYALERKSHNSYDKIDYQKSVLENGYPKIQDVYNGYLEKEYQNRPDFVYQSPYQDSVEILRNQQHNLQVLQEQHRINENQNFFNVNHIKQEIDFGNEEDKFIYEQNKEQIDQNAMYDSQRRVIEQQRILEQIQHQVKQEPDTPNSCDNVLQPQSSPYYSPAGAAGAGGAGGAGGAGGAGGAGGAEGSARPGPELLIAKQNALAAHTQLWQNTMKRPFFYSESPHYNSSQHLHRYEVRNDDLSRILQ